In one Armatimonadota bacterium genomic region, the following are encoded:
- a CDS encoding TIGR04053 family radical SAM/SPASM domain-containing protein: protein MSRSPFGVAVPNGRYVFDRAPLLIYWELTRACALACQHCRAEAVPDRHPLELSMEEGRRMLRDATAFGRPLPHWVLTGGDPLKRPDLAALVEEARALGFGVSLAPSATPLVSRQAIQALARSGVQAISLSLDGSGPDRHDALRGIPGCFDLTLRLARCVREEGINLQINTLITACTADDLPALYGLVRSLDAVRWSLFFLIRVGRGRLLEEVHPEAAERLCHWLFGLSRQSPFAIKTTEAPHYRRVALLQMLREGMSLSEVAQTSVGRGFGVRDGNGIVFVSHVGEVYPSGFLPLRIGNVRERSLVELYRSSDMMLRLRDTDRLRGKCGRCPFRNVCGGSRARAYAHTGDPMASDPLCPYLPSGSGR from the coding sequence ATGAGCCGATCGCCTTTCGGCGTCGCAGTCCCCAATGGCCGGTACGTATTCGACCGGGCGCCGCTTTTGATCTACTGGGAGCTCACCCGCGCGTGCGCCCTGGCCTGCCAGCACTGCCGGGCCGAGGCCGTCCCAGACCGTCACCCCCTGGAGCTGTCCATGGAAGAGGGACGCCGGATGCTGCGAGACGCCACAGCCTTCGGCCGTCCCCTGCCCCACTGGGTCCTGACCGGAGGAGACCCCCTCAAGCGGCCGGACCTTGCGGCGCTGGTGGAAGAGGCTCGTGCCTTGGGGTTCGGCGTGTCGCTGGCGCCTAGCGCCACGCCTCTGGTCAGCCGCCAGGCCATCCAGGCTCTTGCGCGCTCGGGTGTGCAAGCCATCTCCCTGAGCCTGGACGGCTCCGGTCCGGACCGCCACGACGCGCTGCGGGGGATCCCGGGCTGCTTCGACCTCACCCTGCGCCTGGCGCGCTGCGTGCGGGAGGAGGGCATCAACCTGCAGATCAACACCCTCATCACCGCCTGCACAGCAGACGACCTACCGGCCCTGTACGGGTTGGTGCGTAGCCTAGACGCAGTCCGCTGGAGCCTGTTCTTCTTGATCCGGGTAGGACGGGGGCGGCTGCTGGAGGAGGTCCATCCGGAAGCCGCAGAGCGCCTGTGTCACTGGCTGTTCGGCCTAAGCCGGCAGTCTCCCTTCGCCATCAAGACCACGGAGGCCCCGCACTACCGCCGTGTGGCGTTGCTCCAGATGCTGCGGGAGGGCATGAGCCTCTCGGAAGTGGCCCAGACCTCCGTGGGCCGCGGATTCGGGGTGAGGGACGGGAACGGCATCGTGTTCGTCTCGCACGTGGGGGAAGTCTACCCGTCCGGCTTCCTGCCCTTGCGGATCGGCAACGTCCGGGAGCGCAGCCTCGTGGAGCTGTACCGTTCTTCCGATATGATGCTGCGGCTGCGGGACACCGACCGGCTGCGGGGGAAATGCGGGCGATGCCCCTTCCGAAATGTCTGCGGCGGCTCGCGGGCCCGCGCCTACGCCCACACGGGTGACCCCATGGCCAGCGACCCCCTGTGCCCGTACCTTCCTTCCGGATCCGGGCGGTAA
- a CDS encoding FixH family protein, translating into MRHAALAAAVILFAVACSSPPEAVATGEGWRAELTWTTRPAALRPVTLRLKLIDASGRPLAIGALSAMATMPEMEHGGETVAFVPVGDGIFEAVHTFSMDGRWTLHAEWTSDGRVHRTEFRIEVGAH; encoded by the coding sequence ATGAGGCATGCAGCGCTCGCAGCGGCGGTGATCCTTTTCGCCGTCGCCTGTTCGTCGCCACCGGAGGCGGTCGCAACAGGTGAGGGTTGGCGGGCCGAACTGACGTGGACGACCCGGCCGGCGGCGCTCCGCCCGGTGACGCTCCGGCTGAAGCTGATCGATGCCTCCGGCCGCCCTCTCGCGATCGGGGCTTTGAGCGCCATGGCGACGATGCCGGAGATGGAGCACGGGGGAGAAACCGTCGCATTCGTCCCGGTCGGGGACGGGATCTTCGAGGCGGTGCACACGTTCTCGATGGACGGCCGGTGGACACTTCATGCGGAGTGGACCTCCGACGGGCGGGTGCACCGCACAGAGTTCCGCATCGAGGTCGGGGCGCACTGA
- a CDS encoding ABC transporter permease yields MTAAGVLCRWNVRAVLRDRWFAATAAAFAVLAVAASAVALAGAGIVGVSSFDRAAAALVQLTMLFVPLIGLTVGAGWIAADRESGALALLLAQPVDRRAVFTGQFAGVATAIAAAILVGYGAAGALLAVRAGTEHLGSFVWMVALAVLLAVAMLAIGFAISAVAPNRSHALGVAVLWWLVLVVVSDLGVLGTAAMLRLPAPALMALVSVNPVSAFRIGAIVAVGSTETIGPVGIYVAERLGTVGLSGGLVAVLVAWALGAFWVGRTRFARAPVDG; encoded by the coding sequence GTGACTGCGGCCGGCGTGCTTTGTCGCTGGAACGTCCGCGCGGTGCTGCGGGATCGGTGGTTTGCGGCGACCGCCGCTGCGTTCGCGGTGCTGGCTGTGGCAGCCTCCGCCGTGGCGCTGGCGGGCGCCGGCATCGTCGGCGTGTCGTCGTTCGACCGCGCGGCGGCCGCGCTGGTGCAGCTTACGATGCTGTTCGTGCCGCTCATCGGGCTGACCGTGGGGGCGGGGTGGATCGCGGCCGATCGGGAGAGCGGGGCACTTGCGCTGCTGCTGGCGCAACCGGTGGACCGGCGGGCGGTGTTCACCGGTCAGTTCGCGGGCGTGGCCACCGCAATCGCCGCCGCGATCCTCGTCGGGTACGGTGCGGCCGGAGCGCTGCTGGCTGTGCGCGCAGGCACCGAGCACTTGGGCTCGTTCGTCTGGATGGTGGCGCTGGCGGTCCTACTGGCGGTGGCGATGCTGGCGATCGGGTTCGCGATCTCCGCAGTCGCCCCCAACCGCAGTCACGCTTTGGGTGTGGCGGTGCTGTGGTGGCTGGTGCTCGTGGTCGTCAGCGATCTGGGGGTGTTGGGCACGGCGGCCATGCTGCGGCTGCCTGCGCCGGCACTCATGGCACTCGTGTCCGTGAATCCGGTGAGCGCGTTTCGGATCGGTGCGATCGTCGCGGTCGGCAGCACCGAGACGATCGGTCCGGTGGGAATCTACGTCGCCGAGCGCCTGGGGACAGTGGGCCTGAGCGGGGGGCTGGTCGCGGTCCTGGTCGCCTGGGCGCTCGGCGCCTTCTGGGTCGGTCGCACGCGTTTCGCCCGAGCACCGGTGGACGGATGA
- a CDS encoding ABC transporter ATP-binding protein produces the protein MIELQGVSVRYQERYALHDVSLTVPAGQRVAVVGANGAGKTTLFRCLLDLVPYTGAIHIDGLDARRDGVRARSRMGYVPQVPAFPPRLTAAEVVALFQQLRGVLPDPLPVLEEVGLGPHADKMIRTLSGGMVRRLALAVASIGSPPVLLLDEPTSYLDRDGEELLLDRIASAAEASRTLLVASHHLRGLEAHVDRMILLDDGRVVADALTAELWSRHWVEIIAPPPPPPALPCGVRLLSRRNGALHLRVPDAQIWETVRALSGRPFRIHEPAPEDLLRESEP, from the coding sequence GTGATCGAGCTGCAAGGGGTCTCCGTGCGCTACCAAGAGCGCTACGCGCTGCACGACGTCAGCCTGACCGTCCCAGCAGGGCAAAGGGTCGCGGTCGTCGGAGCCAACGGCGCGGGCAAGACCACGTTGTTCCGTTGCCTGCTCGATCTCGTGCCCTACACCGGGGCGATTCACATCGACGGATTGGATGCGCGCCGCGACGGCGTGCGCGCCCGCAGCCGGATGGGGTATGTGCCCCAGGTGCCGGCGTTCCCCCCAAGGCTGACCGCAGCCGAGGTCGTGGCGCTGTTCCAGCAGCTGAGGGGCGTTTTGCCGGACCCACTCCCGGTGCTGGAGGAAGTGGGGTTGGGACCCCATGCCGACAAGATGATCCGCACGCTGTCCGGCGGCATGGTGCGCCGGCTCGCGCTCGCGGTCGCGAGCATCGGTTCGCCGCCGGTGCTGCTTCTCGACGAGCCCACCAGTTACCTGGACCGCGACGGCGAGGAGTTGCTACTCGACCGGATCGCCTCGGCTGCCGAGGCCAGCCGGACCCTCCTGGTCGCCAGCCACCACCTCCGCGGGCTGGAGGCGCATGTGGACCGCATGATCCTGCTGGATGACGGCCGCGTCGTCGCCGACGCGCTGACCGCAGAGCTCTGGTCGCGGCACTGGGTCGAAATCATCGCGCCCCCTCCCCCGCCGCCGGCGCTGCCCTGCGGCGTGCGGTTGCTGTCGCGGCGCAACGGGGCGCTGCATTTGCGGGTGCCCGACGCGCAGATCTGGGAAACCGTTCGCGCGCTGTCCGGGCGCCCGTTCCGGATCCACGAGCCCGCGCCCGAGGACCTGCTGCGGGAGAGTGAACCGTGA
- the nosD gene encoding nitrous oxide reductase family maturation protein NosD: protein MTGPVCVAVLLSAVFFAVSSGAPASQATPLQARIDAAAPGSEIVVRGSERGPIVVRKPLRITGRPGAVIDGGGTGTVVSITSPGVVLTGVTLRGSGTELNTEDAGVYVTAPRAILQDIRMEDVLFGVNLKESHGTIVRRVTMIGKDLPLSRRGDAVRLWYSNRVTLTEVTIRRMRDVLLWFSTGSVLHALDVRDARYGVHYMYGNDTPLLYSIFEDNAVGAYVMYSTGVRIEGNRFLRHRGAGGVGLALKESDDVRVVGNLFAGNTAGIYVDGTPLREGGRGEIAGNVVAGNDVGILLLSNVSGNTIWGNVFEANREQIRVDGGAQTHNVWQRDGRGNYWSDYAGLDADGDSVGDFPYVARRWFEGLDEVVPGARLLWGSAAVAAVDFAARTVPVFAPQVLVTDPHPLMRPEVPVAFRGGQGSGAFALASLVLVVLGAAALRAAVGRQPWKERLA, encoded by the coding sequence ATGACCGGACCGGTGTGCGTGGCCGTCTTGCTGTCCGCGGTGTTCTTCGCCGTCTCGTCGGGGGCGCCGGCATCGCAGGCAACGCCGCTGCAGGCCCGCATCGATGCGGCGGCCCCCGGCAGCGAGATCGTGGTGCGCGGCTCAGAACGCGGCCCGATCGTTGTGCGCAAGCCGCTGCGCATCACCGGGAGACCGGGTGCGGTTATCGACGGAGGAGGAACGGGGACCGTCGTGTCGATCACTTCGCCCGGGGTGGTGCTGACCGGCGTGACGCTGCGGGGCAGTGGGACGGAGCTGAACACCGAGGATGCAGGCGTCTACGTCACCGCACCAAGAGCCATCTTGCAGGACATCCGCATGGAGGACGTACTGTTCGGGGTCAACCTCAAGGAATCCCACGGCACGATCGTGCGGCGCGTGACGATGATCGGCAAGGACCTCCCGCTCAGCCGGCGCGGGGACGCGGTGCGCCTGTGGTACAGCAACCGCGTCACGCTCACCGAGGTCACGATCCGGAGGATGCGGGACGTGCTTCTGTGGTTCTCCACCGGATCGGTGCTGCACGCCCTCGACGTGCGCGACGCTCGCTACGGTGTGCATTACATGTACGGGAACGACACACCCCTCCTTTACAGCATTTTCGAGGACAACGCGGTCGGCGCCTACGTCATGTACAGTACGGGCGTCCGCATTGAAGGGAATCGGTTCCTGCGGCACCGCGGCGCCGGCGGGGTGGGGCTCGCGCTGAAGGAGTCCGACGACGTGCGCGTGGTGGGAAACCTGTTCGCCGGCAACACCGCGGGGATCTACGTGGACGGGACGCCGCTGCGCGAGGGCGGACGGGGCGAGATTGCCGGCAACGTCGTCGCCGGCAACGACGTGGGGATACTGCTGCTGAGCAACGTGTCGGGCAATACGATCTGGGGCAACGTCTTCGAGGCGAACCGCGAGCAAATCCGCGTAGACGGCGGCGCCCAGACCCACAACGTCTGGCAGCGCGACGGCCGCGGGAACTACTGGAGCGACTACGCGGGACTGGACGCCGACGGCGACAGCGTGGGCGACTTCCCCTACGTAGCGCGCCGTTGGTTCGAAGGACTGGACGAAGTCGTGCCCGGCGCGCGGTTGCTGTGGGGAAGCGCGGCGGTCGCGGCGGTGGACTTCGCGGCGCGGACCGTTCCGGTGTTCGCCCCGCAGGTGCTTGTCACCGACCCCCACCCGCTCATGCGTCCTGAGGTCCCGGTGGCGTTCCGGGGTGGACAGGGCTCGGGGGCGTTCGCGCTGGCGTCGCTGGTGCTGGTGGTGCTGGGCGCCGCCGCGTTGCGGGCTGCGGTCGGCCGCCAGCCGTGGAAGGAGAGATTGGCGTGA
- a CDS encoding cytochrome C, producing MTLGTRARKREWVAGGDAPGHPASKGGPEAAAAARKLVRVNVPVARPMVHPPVPVFAAVLLVASLLFPYWTITLYAPQYPGGLRASVYLTHVKGDTDEISNLNHYIGMKALDEAAPLERSVAVPTVLLFALGLALSAWVRRFRVLLRLPAIAFPAAVVADIAYWLWRFGHSLDPAAPIRLEPFMPVILGRGEIAQFATVAMFGPGFFLALAAAGLAIYDLVRDRRSSPRAVTAVPRIGGGGR from the coding sequence GTGACCCTGGGCACCCGGGCGCGGAAGCGGGAGTGGGTGGCCGGCGGGGACGCCCCCGGCCATCCCGCCTCCAAAGGCGGCCCCGAAGCGGCCGCGGCGGCCCGTAAGCTTGTACGGGTGAACGTCCCAGTGGCCCGGCCGATGGTGCACCCGCCGGTGCCCGTCTTCGCGGCTGTCCTGCTCGTCGCGTCGCTGCTGTTTCCCTACTGGACGATCACGCTGTACGCGCCGCAGTATCCGGGCGGGCTGCGCGCGAGCGTGTACCTGACGCACGTGAAGGGCGACACGGACGAGATCAGCAACCTCAACCACTACATCGGGATGAAGGCGCTCGACGAGGCGGCGCCGCTCGAACGCAGCGTGGCCGTCCCCACCGTGCTGCTGTTCGCGCTGGGCCTGGCGCTGTCGGCGTGGGTCCGGCGGTTCCGAGTCCTCCTGCGTCTTCCGGCGATCGCCTTCCCCGCGGCGGTCGTCGCCGACATCGCATACTGGCTGTGGCGCTTCGGGCACTCTCTGGATCCGGCGGCGCCGATCCGCCTGGAGCCATTCATGCCAGTGATCCTGGGACGGGGCGAGATCGCGCAGTTCGCGACGGTGGCCATGTTCGGCCCCGGCTTCTTTCTCGCACTCGCGGCCGCGGGTCTGGCGATCTACGACCTCGTCCGCGACCGACGCAGTTCGCCCCGCGCCGTCACGGCGGTCCCTCGCATCGGAGGCGGCGGGAGATGA